ttcaaGAGATCAACCCTTGCACCGAACTGAAACTTTGTACTGTGTAGTTTAAGGTTACCCTTAGAAATTGACAAGTGATTGCTGTGTTTATTATCTTGCTGATGAATTCCTTCTATAATTTCCATTTATCTGCTAGATAGTTTTCATGATCGACCTGAACTCTATATCATTACTGTATAGGTTGGGGGTCTTAATGTAACTTACACTTTGCGTGGTCTAGCCTAAGGTGAAATGTTAGAATACTTTATATTCTCTTCTagctattaatttatttaataagaaCATCAAATGATTTATCTCGGTACCTGAATGAATTTATgtaatttcatataattaacaTGGATCACAATTCAACAATGGCAGTTTTTATTTCACTATTTTTCATGTAAGAAATTCAATCAAGTAGCAGTTATAAAATTTACCGTGTTTAATTATTCCGGTACTTCATCTGTCTCATGTACTTTTATAAGTACTTCCTTGTCTCGGTTCCATTCTTCCAGAATAGAAGTTTTACTTAGATTTGAAGTTACTTTTCATTTCTCTTACTCTCACGGTGCAATACAAATTACAATTCATGATTTCAAAATGAACTTTGCAATTCATAATTTGAATCTTGATTTAAAAACTTGATCATTACAAAGCTCCAAGAGATGGTATGTTAAATGTTTGGTTTCTCTCAACTGGTTGAGAATAAACAATGTAATCATGGAGAAGTAGCACATTCAGGGTGCTGGGTTGTCTCAACCAGGCAGCTACTTCAGTTCCGTCTGATACAAACCTCCCCAAATTACACTCAGCTATCTGAAAGGGTGCACCAATGCCATTCAGGAGTGCCTCAACAGCCTTTCTTAAAGCACCGTTACCCACTACTTTGCTATGCTTGCCCCATCCAGTTAATATGCTGCAAAAAGATTATGATTACAACTTCAATCCTCACCAATCTAATTAAAGGATAACAATAATCTTAAGAGGGAAAACTTCAAAACCTCAATATAGGAGGTGGCTTCTGTCCTCCAAAAACAGTGGTTCGCAATTCGAGCAACCATGAATGCACCATTGCACAGGCTGCTCCACAAGACGTCAGATGTAGGTCTAAGCATTCAGTAGACCAGCCCCCTTTCCACACATTTCGGTTTCTCCCTTCAATCACAACCATTTGAGCCCCAAGTTTCTGATgcaaaaatcaatttattataaaaacagaaaaaaaaatggaaaagttaGATCAATGTAAACGAAAGGGTGCATCTACTGTAAACTCCTAATATTAATCATTCCACTGATAAGACATCAATACAACACATGTCGGAGAAAATTACAAAGGTAACAGATGCATAAGTAGCAATATTCTAAGTACTCAATTTTACCTGACCAAAATGCCACAACATATCAGTCAGAGCATTATAAAATGCAGATGCTGTTGAAGAATCCATGTGCTCAAGTTCATCAAAAAGTCTTTGAGCCTGATCCCATATGCCTTGCCCATGACCCATAAGTAGGCCATGAGCTACGCCATAGACCTGGCTATCAAACACACGGAGCCCGTCTAATAGCTTTGAAGCATCTTGAAATGTCTCACAACAACTGCATCCAACGCATCAAATTACGCAATTAATAATTGGTTGTATTTATTTGAGAATATCAAAATACAAACTATaacaaataaaggaaagcagaaaCAGTAACAGTGTCAAATAGTAAAAGAACATCGAGTACATCATCCATAACAAGGTAATGTCTGAAATCCTTGGGGTTAAGAAGTAGCACTCAGTATAACTAGGAAGATAAAAATGATAGGACAAAGTGTATTAAGAGAAAAACTGAGAGGAAAATATAGAGAAGTTGTAAACTACAGAAGCTCGTGTAAAACCTAGCAGTGACAGCTGTAAATAACTGACAGAAATCAAGCAATAATGACAGACGTAAAAATCTAAATAACAGAATACAGCTGACAAAAGGTGTTATTCACTCACAACGTGAAATAAATCACAGCCAAATACCTGGCTTTCAAGTTATTAATTAGAGAAATAGAACAAAAGGTTTAGTATAGAAAATTTGCcaatacttttaaataataatttaagaaagGACACAATACAGCAACAAACCCCTCTTATATAGCAAATTAAGCTTTAAAAAAACCCTAAGCCTAAGAGTACATCTAATCATAGACATACATTAGTAACTTTAACTTGAGAAAAAGAGACTGAAAGAAAAAAGTAGAATATAAAACAACACTGCCACAGAACTAACGGGTGTGAACAATATTGAATTATGAATGCTACATTACTAAGGGGATAAAGAATGGCTTATACCTTTCCATTTTCATTTGTCTATTCTATTCTAGGGTAACATGTAAGTGAATACATAGAATAAAATGGGTGAAAGACAAACAGAAATATCAGATAGTTATCTGCTACCTGCAGGCATTCAAGATGGCTGAAAATGTGACAACATTAGGTTTGATTTCCATTTCATGCATTTGTCGAAAGATCTGCACTATGTACAAATTGTCTTGTGTGCTCCTCTTATCCTTCTTCGTAAGACCTGCTTTTTCTGCAGCAAGTTGCTCCAACATCTTCATGATTTCATCATTGTTCCCATTGTCAGTCTTCTGTTCTGGAAAGGTACTCACAGTAGAAGATGAATGTTTAATTTGAAGGTCATTGGACTGAAAAGAAGTATCAACCCCACATTCCAGAGCTGGTGTCAGTCCTACTCTGAAGGCATCAATAATGGAGTTGTAAGTCACAACATTTGGCCTACTTCCTTTCTCTATCATCACATCAAGCAGCCTCAAAGAAGATTTGATCAAACCATTTTTGCATAAAGCATCAATGAGAGCACTGTAAAATACAACATCTGTCTCCATGCCTTCTTGCTTGAACTCTCTATAAACATCCATTGCCTCAGCATACATTCTACCTTTagtgtatattttaattaatgtcgAGTAAGTTAGACCATTAGGATAAATGCGTCTTGCTTTCATCTCATCAAATAGTTTTCTGACCTCAACGTACCTGTTGTATCTGCCATATCCCTCTATCAATGCATTATAAGTTACTACATCATTTTTTATTCCACAACACTCCATCTCTTTAAATTTACACACTGCCTCCTCAAACCAACCAAGATTTGCA
This sequence is a window from Vigna angularis cultivar LongXiaoDou No.4 chromosome 2, ASM1680809v1, whole genome shotgun sequence. Protein-coding genes within it:
- the LOC108328589 gene encoding pentatricopeptide repeat-containing protein GUN1, chloroplastic; this encodes MASTPTTPSHFSSVPPRPSNNNQRHHHNQNRSQHRRNNNRNRWASSSSSSTRYYSPPSSAGAGVPSAAATASAAFSSSLSPWLGGQKTQLAPEFSGRRSNRNPGKMNSGGPRAVPNNQQHSKGAEEVLHSLTNAGNDVAAIDSVLLNYRLYVAEDYVYLLKEFANTGDLLLATRTYDFAMSRATDSTFMGKLTSNMIRTLGRLKKIELALNLFEESRSRGYGNTVYSFSAMISALGRNDRFQEAVSLFRSMGYFGLEPNLVTYNAIIDAGAKGEIAFEIVVKFLEEMIDAGCLPDRLTYNSLLKTCVPKGRWQLCKDLLAEMERKGIGRDVYTYNTYVDALCKGGRMDLVRHAIDVEMPAKNIWPNVVTYSTLMAGYSKAERFEDALNVYDEMKHLLIRLDRVSYNALVGLYANLGWFEEAVCKFKEMECCGIKNDVVTYNALIEGYGRYNRYVEVRKLFDEMKARRIYPNGLTYSTLIKIYTKGRMYAEAMDVYREFKQEGMETDVVFYSALIDALCKNGLIKSSLRLLDVMIEKGSRPNVVTYNSIIDAFRVGLTPALECGVDTSFQSNDLQIKHSSSTVSTFPEQKTDNGNNDEIMKMLEQLAAEKAGLTKKDKRSTQDNLYIVQIFRQMHEMEIKPNVVTFSAILNACSCCETFQDASKLLDGLRVFDSQVYGVAHGLLMGHGQGIWDQAQRLFDELEHMDSSTASAFYNALTDMLWHFGQKLGAQMVVIEGRNRNVWKGGWSTECLDLHLTSCGAACAMVHSWLLELRTTVFGGQKPPPILSILTGWGKHSKVVGNGALRKAVEALLNGIGAPFQIAECNLGRFVSDGTEVAAWLRQPSTLNVLLLHDYIVYSQPVERNQTFNIPSLGAL